Proteins encoded in a region of the Streptomyces sp. NBC_01298 genome:
- a CDS encoding AEC family transporter — protein MNSGEHVRMGGAAALEKLIPVALAFGAGVFLARRKVVPAEASKAFADYAFLFAVPCYLFGNIYAADLAALFDWRAIGGYAAAAALAVAAVAAASAAAGLRDPRTVALRVMAGVQVNTAYFAVPVFITFFGTAAPIFPVLLFQVCVLSLVVIAIMELGRAGPGSGGPARRLARAVRASLVTPLVLACNAGILLNLLSVHVPAVVLDGAAFVGDSASPVALFALGLHLGGIGLDVRGTTREELALIGFKCLAFPLLAWAVCGALFGVRGEWLTYLVLIAAMPTPQNLFIFAQRYDVGVDLSAAVVIKSSLVSLLLLPLWLQAVSM, from the coding sequence GTGAACAGCGGGGAGCACGTACGCATGGGCGGGGCGGCCGCGCTGGAGAAGCTGATCCCGGTGGCGCTGGCCTTCGGCGCGGGGGTGTTCCTCGCGCGCCGCAAGGTGGTCCCCGCGGAGGCCTCCAAGGCCTTCGCCGACTACGCCTTCCTCTTCGCGGTGCCGTGCTACCTGTTCGGCAACATCTATGCCGCGGACCTCGCCGCCCTCTTCGACTGGCGGGCCATCGGCGGCTACGCGGCGGCCGCCGCCCTCGCGGTCGCGGCCGTCGCCGCCGCCTCGGCGGCGGCCGGGCTGCGCGACCCGCGGACCGTGGCGCTGCGCGTGATGGCCGGGGTCCAGGTCAACACCGCCTACTTCGCCGTCCCCGTCTTCATCACCTTCTTCGGGACGGCGGCGCCGATCTTCCCGGTCCTGCTCTTCCAGGTCTGCGTCCTGTCGCTCGTCGTCATCGCCATCATGGAACTGGGCCGTGCCGGACCAGGCTCGGGCGGCCCCGCCCGCCGCCTGGCCCGCGCCGTGAGGGCCTCGCTCGTCACCCCGCTGGTGCTGGCCTGCAACGCCGGGATCCTGCTCAACCTGCTCTCCGTACACGTCCCCGCGGTGGTCCTCGACGGGGCCGCCTTCGTCGGCGACAGCGCCTCACCGGTGGCCCTCTTCGCCCTCGGGCTCCACCTCGGCGGAATCGGCCTCGACGTCCGGGGCACCACCCGCGAGGAGCTGGCGCTCATCGGCTTCAAGTGCCTGGCCTTCCCGCTGCTCGCGTGGGCGGTGTGCGGGGCCCTGTTCGGGGTCCGGGGCGAGTGGCTCACGTACCTCGTGCTGATCGCCGCGATGCCGACGCCCCAGAACCTGTTCATCTTCGCCCAGCGCTACGACGTGGGCGTGGACCTCTCCGCCGCCGTGGTGATCAAGAGTTCGCTGGTCTCGCTCCTGCTGCTGCCGCTGTGGCTGCAGGCGGTGTCCATGTGA
- a CDS encoding MerR family transcriptional regulator, which produces MRIGDAAAAAGTTPRALRFYEQRGLLAPQGRSPSGQREYGPGDVARIRIIRDLLAHGFTVEDLRGVADRLHLLAADPPPSCGSGGGVVGHRLSVLDAEIERLTRLREALARRAGVAGPTAARAPQPVPDLKRGPRP; this is translated from the coding sequence ATGCGGATCGGTGACGCCGCGGCGGCGGCGGGGACCACGCCGAGGGCGCTGCGGTTCTACGAACAGCGCGGACTGCTCGCCCCACAGGGCCGCAGCCCCTCCGGCCAGCGGGAGTACGGACCCGGGGACGTGGCCAGGATCCGGATCATCCGCGACCTGCTGGCCCACGGGTTCACCGTCGAGGACCTGCGCGGCGTGGCCGACCGGCTCCACCTGCTGGCGGCGGACCCGCCGCCGTCCTGCGGCTCCGGCGGCGGGGTCGTCGGCCACCGGCTCTCCGTCCTCGACGCGGAGATCGAGCGCCTCACCCGCCTGCGCGAGGCCCTGGCCCGCCGGGCGGGCGTCGCCGGCCCGACTGCCGCCCGCGCACCGCAGCCGGTGCCGGACCTGAAACGGGGGCCGAGGCCGTAG
- a CDS encoding trypsin-like peptidase domain-containing protein, with translation MRRTLTVAAATAALLLPGGPLPEAEAGTAPAQAPAPAVDRWSAREAETFWTPDRMASAVPISRGGAPAAVDGTGRDFDGIPVVGRMFVMKGGGAYFCTASVVASPGRDLVLSAAHCLLGTDARQVAFVPQYTAQNPQPYGMFPVLRDAAGLSKVWIDPRYRKLGADKGAALDVAFAQVGPDADGFPVEDVVGGNRLVTGAAYAHPKVSLIGYPASAARPRLCVNRTTKFTSTDPGIPGSFLRIDCTGYPGGTSGGPFLTAFDERTETGDVVGVIGGWKTGGDTPDTSYSSYFGADIRKLYEQALAGARVA, from the coding sequence ATGCGACGTACGTTGACGGTGGCGGCGGCCACCGCCGCCCTGCTGCTGCCCGGCGGACCCCTGCCCGAGGCCGAGGCCGGCACCGCCCCGGCCCAGGCCCCGGCTCCCGCCGTCGACCGCTGGTCGGCCCGGGAGGCGGAGACGTTCTGGACTCCGGACCGGATGGCGTCCGCGGTCCCGATCAGCCGGGGCGGCGCCCCGGCGGCGGTGGACGGGACCGGCCGGGACTTCGACGGCATCCCGGTCGTCGGCCGGATGTTCGTCATGAAGGGCGGCGGCGCGTACTTCTGCACCGCGAGCGTGGTCGCCTCCCCCGGCCGCGATCTGGTGCTCAGCGCGGCGCACTGCCTGCTCGGGACGGACGCCCGGCAGGTGGCCTTCGTACCGCAGTACACGGCCCAGAATCCCCAGCCGTACGGGATGTTCCCGGTCCTGCGGGACGCTGCGGGGCTCTCCAAGGTGTGGATCGACCCGCGCTACCGGAAGCTCGGCGCGGACAAGGGCGCCGCCCTCGACGTGGCCTTCGCCCAGGTCGGCCCGGACGCCGACGGCTTCCCCGTGGAGGACGTGGTGGGCGGGAACCGCCTGGTCACCGGCGCCGCGTACGCGCACCCGAAGGTCTCGCTGATCGGCTACCCGGCCTCCGCCGCCCGGCCGCGGCTGTGCGTGAACCGGACGACGAAGTTCACGAGCACCGATCCCGGGATCCCCGGATCGTTCCTGCGGATCGACTGCACGGGGTATCCGGGCGGCACCAGCGGCGGCCCGTTCCTGACCGCCTTCGACGAGCGGACCGAGACCGGCGACGTGGTCGGGGTGATCGGCGGCTGGAAGACGGGCGGGGACACCCCCGACACCTCCTACAGCTCCTACTTCGGCGCCGACATCAGGAAGTTGTACGAGCAGGCTCTTGCCGGGGCGCGGGTGGCGTGA
- a CDS encoding MDR family NADP-dependent oxidoreductase: protein MATDLPRTAREIRLAARPGGLPEEGDLAVVEAPVPEPGPGRVLVRNRHFLVFPGLITLMGGAVEGLPLPPLRAGDTLFGPAVGEVVAAPAGSPLRPGTLVSHLLGWREYALVDAGDCAPLDDTLPDPVAYLAQGSAPYGALTRLAGVRPGDTVLVTGAAGAVGTLAGQTARLLGAGRVIGTTGSPEKAERLVAELGYDAALLRGGGRSFAERLAGAAPGGIDVLVDTVGGEQLAAALGAARQGARFALVGALSGQLAPGPAGGGAGAGGVAPVEVDSFRLVVRGVSVRGYLGSEHPGVEEEWTGRFGAWLRSGEIGFPHVRIPGIERAPQALRELTEGRHFGAVVVELPG from the coding sequence ATGGCCACGGACCTGCCCCGCACCGCACGCGAGATCCGGCTCGCCGCCCGCCCCGGAGGGCTGCCCGAGGAGGGGGACCTGGCCGTCGTCGAGGCACCGGTGCCGGAGCCCGGACCGGGCCGGGTGCTCGTGCGCAACCGCCACTTCCTGGTGTTCCCCGGGCTGATCACCCTGATGGGCGGTGCGGTTGAGGGGTTGCCGCTGCCCCCGCTGCGCGCCGGTGACACGCTGTTCGGTCCGGCCGTCGGCGAGGTGGTGGCCGCCCCGGCCGGCAGCCCGCTGCGGCCGGGGACGCTCGTCTCGCACCTGCTCGGCTGGCGGGAGTACGCCCTGGTGGACGCCGGCGACTGCGCCCCGCTGGACGACACGCTGCCCGACCCGGTGGCGTACCTCGCCCAGGGCTCGGCCCCGTACGGCGCGCTGACCCGGCTCGCCGGGGTCCGGCCCGGGGACACCGTCCTGGTCACCGGCGCGGCCGGCGCGGTCGGGACCCTCGCCGGCCAGACGGCGCGGCTGCTGGGCGCGGGCCGGGTGATCGGCACCACCGGCTCCCCGGAGAAGGCCGAACGGCTGGTGGCGGAGCTGGGCTACGACGCGGCCCTGCTGAGGGGTGGCGGGCGGTCCTTCGCCGAGCGGCTCGCCGGGGCGGCGCCCGGAGGGATCGACGTACTCGTGGACACGGTGGGCGGTGAGCAGTTGGCGGCGGCCCTCGGCGCAGCCCGGCAGGGCGCCCGCTTCGCACTGGTCGGCGCGCTCTCCGGCCAGTTGGCGCCGGGGCCGGCCGGGGGCGGGGCCGGGGCCGGGGGCGTCGCCCCGGTGGAGGTCGACTCGTTCCGCCTCGTCGTCCGGGGCGTCTCGGTGCGCGGGTACCTCGGTTCGGAGCATCCCGGCGTGGAAGAGGAGTGGACCGGCCGCTTCGGGGCCTGGCTGCGCTCCGGGGAGATCGGCTTCCCGCACGTACGGATCCCGGGCATCGAACGGGCTCCTCAGGCGTTGCGGGAGTTGACGGAGGGACGGCACTTCGGCGCCGTGGTGGTGGAATTGCCGGGGTAG